The following proteins are co-located in the Neomonachus schauinslandi chromosome 8, ASM220157v2, whole genome shotgun sequence genome:
- the PPP1R10 gene encoding serine/threonine-protein phosphatase 1 regulatory subunit 10, producing MGSGPIDPKELLKGLDSFLNRDGEVRTVDGISKIFSLMKEARKMVSRCTYLNILLQTQSPEILVKFIDVGGYKLLNSWLTYSKTTNNIPLLQQILLTLQHLPLTVDHLKQNNTAKLVKQLSKSSEDEELRKLASVLVSDWMAVIRSQSSTQPAEKDKKKRKEEGKSRTTPPERPLTEVKAETRAEEAPEKKKEKPKSLRTTAPSHAKFRSTGLELETPSLVPVKKNASAVVVSDKYNLKPIPLKRQSTTVAPGDAAPPAEKKYKPLNTTPNATKEIKVKIIPPQPMEGLGFLDALNSAPVPGIKIKKKKKVLSPTAAKPSPFEGKTSTEPSTAKPSSPEPAPLCEAMDTDRPGTPVPPVEVPELMDTASLEPGALDAKPVESPGDPSQLTRKGRKRKTVTWPEEGKLREYFYFELDETERVNVNKIKDFGEAAKREILSDRHAFETARRLSHDNMEEKVPWVCPRPLVLPSPLVTPGSNSQERYIQAEREKGILQELFLNKESPHEPDPEPYEPVPPKLIPLDEECSMDETPYIETLEPGGAGGSPDGAGGSKLPPVLANLMGSMGAGKSPQGPGGGGINVQEILTSIMGSPNSHPSEELLKQPDYSDKIKQMLVPHGLLGPGPIANGFPPGGPGGPKAMQHFPPGPGGPMPGPHGGPGGPVGPRLLGPPPPPRGGDPFWDGPGDPMRGGPMRGGPGPGPGPYHRGRGGRGGNEPPPPPPFRGARGGRSGGGPPNGRGGPGGGMVGGGGHRPHEGPGGGMSSSSGHRPHEGPGSGMGGGHRPHEGPGGSMGGGGGHRPHEGPGGGMGSGSGHRPHEGPGSGMGGGSGHRPHEGPGGGMGAGGGHRPHEGPGGSMGGSGGHRPHEGPGHGGPHGHRPHDVPGHRGHDHRGPPPHEHRGHDGPGHGGGGHRGHDGGHSHGGDMSNRPVCRHFMMKGNCRYENNCAFYHPGVNGPPPALGTASSAPPTHTPVDCSLAPSALLWLL from the exons ATGGGTTCGGGTCCCATAGATCCCAAAGAGCTTCTCAAGGGCCTGGATAGCTTCCTTAACCGAGATGGGGAAGTCAGGACGGTGGATGGGATTTCCAAGATCTTCAG CCTGATGAAGGAAGCACGAAAGATGGTGAGTCGATGCACTTACTTGAACATTCTCCTGCAGACCCAGTCACCAGAAATATTGGTCAA GTTTATTGATGTTGGTGGCTACAAGCTGCTTAACAGTTGGCTGACCTATTCAAAGACAACCAACAACATTCCCCTCTTGCAGCAAATTCTGCTGACCCTGCAGCACCTCCCGCTCACTGTGGACCATCTCAAGCAG AACAACACAGCCAAACTGGTGAAGCAGCTGAGCAAGTCAAGTGAGGATGAAG AGCTCCGGAAATTGGCTTCAGTCCTTGTCAGTGACTGGATGGCTGTCATCCGCTCCCAGAGCAGTACCCAGCCTGCTG agaaagataagaaaaaacgTAAAGAAGAGGGGAAGAGTCGAACCACCCCTCCTGAGCGACCCTTGACTGAGGTGAAGGCTGAGACCCGGGCTGAGGAGGccccagagaagaagaaagagaagccgAAGTCTCTCCGAACGACGGCACCCAGTCACGCCAAATTCCGTTCCACTG GGCTAGAGCTGGAGACCCCATCTTTGGTGCCTGTGAAGAAGAATGCCAGTGCCGTGGTAGTTTCTGACAAGTACAATCTTAAACCCATCCCCCTCAAGCGTCAGAG CACCACAGTTGCTCCAGGGGATGCTGCACCTCCTGCAGAGAAGAAATACAAGCCACTGAACACCACACCGAATGCCACCAAAGAGATCAAAGTGAAGATCATCCCACCACAGC caATGGAGGGCCTGGGCTTTCTGGATGCGCTCAATTCAGCCCCTGTTCCAGGCATCAaaattaagaagaagaagaaggtgctGTCACCTACAGCTGCCAAG CCAAGCCCATTTGAAGGGAAAACGAGCACAGAACCAAGCACAGCCAAACCTTCTTCCCCAGAACCAGCACCTCTTTGTGAGGCTATGGACACAgaccgcccaggcaccccagttcccCCTGTTGAAGTCCCAGAGCTCATGGATACAG CCTCTTTGGAGCCAGGAGCACTGGATGCAAAGCCAGTAGAGAGTCCTGGAGATCCTAGCCAGCTGACCCGgaaaggcaggaagaggaagactGTGACGTGGCCTGAGGAGGGCAAACTGAgagaatatttctattttgaactGGATGAAACTGAACGAG TAAATGTGAATAAGATCAAGGACTTTGGCGAGGCAGCTAAGCGAGAGATACTGTCAGACCGACATGCATTTGAGACGGCCCGGCGTCTGAGCCATGACAACATGGAGGAGAAGGTGCCCTGGGTATGCCCGCGGCCCCTGGTTCTGCCCTCACCCCTTGTCACCCCTGGAAGCAACAGCCAGGAGCGATATATCCAGGCTGAACGGGAGAAGGGAATCCTTCAGGAGCTCTTCCTGAACAAGGAAAG TCCTCATGAACCTGATCCTGAGCCCTATGAACCTGTCCCCCCGAAGCTCATCCCCCTAGATGAG GAGTGTTCCATGGATGAGACCCCGTATATTGAGACCCTGGAGCCTGGAGGAGCTGGTGGCTCACCTGATGGGGCAGGTGGCTCCAAGTTGCCTCCTGTCCTGGCCAATCTCATGGGAAGCATGGGTGCTGGGAAGagcccccagggtcctggaggaggaggcatcAATGTGCAAGAGATCCTCACCTCCATCATG GGTAGCCCAAATAGTCATCCTTCAGAGGAACTGCTCAAGCAACCAGACTATTCAGACAAGATTAAGCAGATGCTCG tgccACATGGACTTTTAGGCCCTGGTCCAATAGCCAATGGTTTCCCACCAGGAGGCCCTGGGGGCCCCAAGGCCATGCAACACTTCCCCCCTGGGCCTGGGGGACCTATGCCAG gTCCTCACGGAGGCCCTGGTGGGCCAGTGGGTCCACGTCTCTTgggtcccccaccccctccacgaGGGGGTGATCCCTTCTGGGATGGCCCAGGTGACCCCATGCGGGGTGGCCCAATGCGGGGGGGTCCAGGACCAGGTCCTGGACCATACCACAGAGGCCGTGGTGGCCGAGGAGGAAATGaaccgccgcctcctcctcccttccGGGGGGCCAGAGGAGGTCGCTCTGGAGGAGGACCCCCAAATGGACGAGGGGGCCCTGGTGGGGGCATGGTTGGAGGTGGTGGGCATCGTCCCCATGAAGGCCCTGGTGGGGGCATGAGCAGCAGCAGTGGACACCGCCCCCACGAAGGCCCTGGCAGTGGCATGGGTGGTGGGCACCGCCCCCATGAAGGCCCAGGCGGTAGcatgggtggaggtgggggacatCGTCCCCATGAAGGCCCTGGTGGTGGCATGGGCAGTGGCAGTGGCCATCGCCCCCACGAAGGCCCTGGCAGTGGCATGGGTGGAGGCAGTGGACATCGCCCCCATGAAGGTCCTGGTGGAGGAATGGGTGCTGGAGGTGGACATCGCCCCCATGAAGGCCCTGGTGGGAGCATGGGTGGAAGTGGTGGACATCGCCCCCATGAAGGTCCTGGACATGGGGGGCCCCATGGCCACCGGCCTCATGATGTCCCTGGTCACCGAGGCCATGACCATCGAGGGCCACCACCTCATGAGCACCGTGGCCATGATGGCCCTGGCCACGGAGGAGGGGGCCACCGAGGGCACGATGGAGGCCACAGCCATGGAGGAG ACATGTCAAACCGCCCTGTTTGCCGACATTTCATGATGAAGGGCAACTGCCGCTACGAGAACAACTGTGCCTTCTACCACCCGGGGGTCAATGGGCCCCCCCCTGCCCTAGGGACCgcctcctctgccccacccacacacacccctgtggACTGCAGCCTCGCTCCTTCCGCCCTGTTATGGCTTCTGTGA